A window of the Streptomyces luomodiensis genome harbors these coding sequences:
- a CDS encoding phage tail sheath C-terminal domain-containing protein produces the protein MPTHAGYPGVYIEELPSSVRTIASVTTSVTAFVGHTRRGPLNTPVRVTSFADFERRFGGLTSQSAVGYAVHQFFGNGGTVAVVVRVTKAGTGKAARVTLESTEGHSACPVLEVYAKEPGHWGSGLRLAVDYDTPCPEETFNLHVLDARGTSRESFTHLSTDPAHGRHVETVINAGSALVRVKTVGEGRPDPSGTVSKPFAGELPDLNVELTVKIGEVERAFTLYDPDCDGEAPCDVTELALLLERKLRALPDAPGKHAFAGTEVTAFGRRLQVVAGSIDPGDVVRFLGECANDLGLEASVNPPVFPLSGGEDGAPPGPRDLIGGEADKTGLQALRDVEDVNLLSLPELAAYESVDDMVTVLSAADRLCRERRIFLLVDAPSAWGSVDAARAGIGAFEPVRSDHAALYFPQLRLTDPLTGRLRAFPPSGALAGVIARTDGERGVWKAPAGTEARLAGVYSLGVQLTDRENGLLNPLGINCLRTFPVVGPLVWGARTLSGADALDSEWKYVPVRRLALHIEESLRRGLQWVVFEPNTEQLWQQIRLSASGYLHTLFEKGAFKGGTPRQAYFVKCDKDTTTDEDIAAGIVNVVVGIAPVKPAEFVIVKIQQMAGQFEI, from the coding sequence ATGCCGACGCACGCGGGCTATCCGGGTGTCTACATCGAAGAGCTTCCCAGCAGCGTCCGTACCATCGCCTCGGTCACCACCTCGGTGACCGCGTTCGTGGGCCACACCCGGCGGGGCCCGCTGAACACCCCGGTGCGCGTCACCAGCTTCGCCGACTTCGAACGCCGCTTCGGCGGCCTGACCTCGCAGAGCGCGGTCGGCTACGCGGTGCACCAGTTCTTCGGCAACGGCGGCACCGTGGCGGTCGTCGTCCGCGTGACCAAGGCCGGGACCGGCAAGGCCGCCCGCGTCACCCTCGAGTCCACCGAGGGCCACAGCGCGTGCCCGGTGCTGGAGGTGTACGCCAAGGAGCCCGGCCACTGGGGCTCGGGTCTGCGCCTCGCGGTGGACTACGACACCCCGTGCCCGGAGGAGACCTTCAACCTCCATGTGCTCGACGCACGGGGCACCTCCCGGGAGTCCTTCACCCACCTGTCCACCGACCCCGCCCACGGGCGGCACGTCGAGACCGTGATCAACGCCGGGTCGGCGCTGGTCCGGGTCAAGACAGTCGGCGAGGGCCGGCCGGACCCCTCCGGCACGGTCTCCAAGCCGTTCGCGGGCGAACTCCCCGATCTGAACGTCGAGCTGACGGTCAAGATCGGCGAGGTGGAGCGCGCGTTCACCCTGTACGACCCGGACTGTGACGGCGAGGCTCCGTGCGACGTCACCGAGCTGGCCCTGCTCCTGGAGCGCAAGCTGCGCGCGCTGCCCGACGCCCCCGGCAAGCACGCCTTCGCGGGCACCGAGGTCACCGCGTTCGGCCGCCGCCTCCAGGTCGTCGCCGGTTCCATCGATCCCGGGGACGTGGTGCGCTTCCTGGGCGAATGCGCCAATGACCTCGGCCTGGAGGCCTCGGTCAACCCGCCCGTCTTCCCGCTGTCCGGCGGCGAGGACGGCGCCCCGCCCGGCCCCCGCGACCTCATCGGCGGCGAGGCGGACAAGACCGGCCTCCAGGCGCTGCGCGACGTCGAGGACGTCAATCTGCTGTCGCTACCGGAACTCGCCGCGTACGAGTCGGTCGACGACATGGTCACCGTGCTGTCGGCGGCCGACCGGCTGTGCCGGGAGCGGCGGATCTTCCTGCTCGTCGACGCGCCCTCCGCCTGGGGCAGCGTGGACGCGGCCCGTGCCGGGATCGGCGCCTTCGAGCCGGTCCGCAGCGACCACGCGGCGCTGTACTTCCCGCAGCTGCGGCTCACCGACCCGCTCACCGGACGGCTGCGCGCCTTCCCGCCCTCCGGGGCACTCGCGGGCGTCATCGCCCGTACGGACGGCGAGCGCGGCGTGTGGAAGGCCCCGGCCGGGACCGAGGCCCGGCTGGCCGGGGTGTACTCGCTCGGCGTCCAGCTGACCGACCGCGAGAACGGCCTGCTCAACCCGCTGGGCATCAACTGCCTGCGCACCTTCCCGGTGGTGGGCCCGCTGGTCTGGGGCGCACGCACCCTGAGCGGCGCCGACGCGCTCGACAGCGAATGGAAGTACGTACCGGTGCGGCGGCTGGCGCTGCATATCGAGGAGAGTCTGCGCCGCGGACTGCAATGGGTCGTTTTCGAACCCAATACGGAGCAGTTGTGGCAGCAGATCCGACTGAGCGCCTCCGGTTATCTGCACACCCTGTTCGAGAAGGGCGCGTTCAAGGGTGGTACGCCGCGTCAGGCCTACTTCGTCAAGTGCGACAAGGACACGACGACGGACGAGGACATCGCAGCCGGCATCGTGAATGTGGTGGTCGGTATCGCGCCGGTCAAGCCGGCGGAGTTCGTGATCGTCAAGATCCAGCAGATGGCCGGGCAGTTCGAGATTTAG
- a CDS encoding DUF6817 domain-containing protein, producing MLAAPPPAAADRAVTLLRRLGAAGIAHPGGTLLAHLQRVRARLAAWEARPELQLAGLCHASYGTDGFPVTLLSLGRRGELAAVIGAEAEAIVYLYASCDRRATCPGLGDAGAAFHDRFTGRTHTPEPRLARDFAELSAANELDLARRDPVFRERRGPELLALFTRLRPLLSRSAWLDCHAVLAPSPLTPDA from the coding sequence GTGCTTGCTGCTCCCCCTCCTGCCGCGGCTGACCGGGCCGTCACCCTGCTGCGCCGGCTCGGCGCCGCGGGCATCGCGCACCCCGGCGGCACCCTCCTCGCCCACCTCCAGCGCGTACGGGCCCGGCTCGCCGCCTGGGAAGCCCGCCCGGAGCTCCAACTGGCGGGGCTGTGCCACGCGTCCTACGGAACCGACGGCTTTCCGGTCACCCTGCTCTCCCTCGGCCGTCGCGGTGAGCTGGCGGCGGTGATCGGCGCGGAAGCCGAAGCCATCGTGTACCTCTACGCGAGCTGCGACCGGAGGGCCACCTGCCCGGGGCTCGGGGACGCCGGCGCGGCCTTCCACGACCGCTTCACCGGCCGTACCCACACTCCCGAACCCCGGCTGGCCCGGGACTTCGCCGAGCTGTCGGCCGCCAATGAACTCGACCTCGCCCGCCGCGACCCCGTCTTCCGCGAGCGGCGGGGCCCCGAACTCCTCGCCCTGTTCACCCGCCTGCGCCCGCTGCTCAGCCGGTCCGCCTGGCTGGACTGCCACGCGGTCCTCGCGCCGTCGCCCCTGACGCCCGACGCCTGA